The genomic segment TTAGTATCATAAGATTCTACTTCTACTCTacaattttccatttttaacaaaaaggattttaaaaagataatcctTATTCACATTTCATTACCCCAAtactttctttgtgtgtgcataaaaTAGCCATAAAGTACTATTTCCACTGTTAGACCCCCTCTTCATCTCTCATGAAGTGGTAAGAAAATGTTGGCTTAATTACTTGACAAAGCTTCTCAAATTTTGTATAAGGTTTGtctagaattttgttttattgaaactATGCCTATATACATGAgaataaagaacattttaaggCCAGCCTCTCTTAAAGTTAACattctaaattatttattctGAAAACAACTTTGATATGCACATATAATATTCACTTCTGTGGTGTGCATCCATTTCTATCCTTATTCCATCTTCAACAGAGTAGTACTTACCAAATGCTCTTAGAAGACTTCCTCATTCTTCACCTGCCacaattttgtttctctttcttttaagtaCCTTAAGCTGGTGACATTTCACAGGTTCTAATGTACCTTAGCTTACCCTAATGTTCATGCTCTAAGCTATTGAAAAGAGTTGATTGTAAATGCGTATATAATGGTAGTTTATATTTTAGCTGCAagtgtttttgttgtcttttggaTGCTTACCATTCTTAACATTGACAAAGGCCATCAGCCTGGCAGAAAGCTATTTGGATATTTGAATCTCACTTTTCAgttttttcctattttctgtGACGATCCATTCCAATTTACTATGTTATCCAGACTTCCACCTGGCACACTGCAGTCGAAGAAAGCATTATGTTCTTTAACATTTTTGCACAATGTTTACAAGTATTTCCCCTGTGTAATCTCACGTGATGTTTCTGCTGAATTGAGTTTTTACACTATACAGATGGTTGTTTAAAATTTCTTGAGATTATATTTTTCTGCAGAATTTTCTGTAAGACattctttacttctttatttctcaAGCTATAAATAAATGGGTTTAGTAAGGGAACCACTATTGTAAACAAAATAGCAGCTGGTATATCCTTATCACCTTCTTCTAGCAAATTCGGTCTAATGTACATGAAGAAAAGAGATCCATAGAATAGTGAAACAGAGAGAAAGTGGGATGCACAGGTGGAGAAGGCTTTGACCCTTCCCTCTTTGGATTTCATTTGGAAAATTGTAAAAACAATGTAAAGGTAAGATATGAGGACACAACCTATTGTGAAGACTTGAATTGAGCctgaaaatacaaacaatacaAGCTCGTTGACATAGGGGTCAACACAGGAGAGTCTGTACAAAGGAAGAATATCACAATAAAAGTGGTTGATCTGATTAGATCCACAGAATGCTAGTCTAAATAATAGCCCCACATGTACCATAGAATGCAGGTTTCCAGCTATGTAGGCTCCCATGGTCATCTGAAGGCAGAGCTTCTTGGACATCATGGTGTGGTACTGCAGTGGGTTACATatggccacatagcgatcataggccatAGCTGACAGAAGAAAGCAGTCTGCAGTTTCAACAGtgcatagaaaataaaactgtgcCATGCATTTATACAGAGAGATTATCCTGTCCTTGGAGAAAAAGTTCTCCAACATTTTAGGGGTAATAGCACAGGCACAACAAGAATCTATGAAAGCAAGGTTGCCCAGAAAGATGTACATTGGAGTGTGAAGAGAATGTTCTTTGGAAATCAGAATCACCAGGCACAAATTCCCTACCATGGTAATCAGATAGACGACAAAAAATACAGCAAACAGAAGGGCCTTCATTTCAGGATGATCTGTAAATCCCGTGAGGATAAACTCATGCTTCATGGTATGATTTTCTTCAAGCATTCCTGAGTCTCTGAAAAGAAATTTGGGAAATAAAGTACTATTTTATTGTGTGCTTCAAACATTTTTGAGCTTTCTTTGGTTCAAAGGAGGAGATGCATCTTGAGTAACAACATAGCAAGTCAGCTGGACTTGAGTTGCATTCTCAAGTCAGCATAATTATTACTTCTTTGCAGGGCTAGAGATTGAACCCATTGTGTTTTATGTGTTAGGCAAGTGGAATCATCACCAAAGTACATTCCTTCCCTAAGTTATTCTTTCCACCCCTGTTTATTATACACCATTCTATCAAATTTACAAGAAAAACTTTATATTGGATTCACATAGattatattcatttacttatAAATAGGACAAAGTATATCTCAGGAAATTACTTTGTAATTTTATAacataacttttaattttaacaatataattttataatattgctTCAAACAAATTCAGCGACTGTATTTGTAATAGCTAAGTATGCTGTTTAGAAGATTATCATTGTTACACATTGTTATTGGTAGCAGCCCTATGCATAGTATCCAAAAGGTGGCAAGAATTCTGAAGTACATGGACAAATGAATGAGTagaatgtgtatatacataaaatggaaCATTAGTCATTcttataaagaaatagaaatatcaaCATAAGAACACTGGTAAAATTTAATGCTAAATGAAGGAAGGTAGACACAGTGGACACATtccataattttatttaagtGACGTACTTACAGTAGATAAATTCAAAGGTAGAGTAGTAAATTTTGAGGGAACTGGGGACAGAGATACGTGGTTTAGTGAGCATTCATTTTTTGTGTGCGAGAAGAGAGAATACTGCAGATGAGTAGTTGTCACAGCTGTACAAAATAAATGCACTGAACACTGTGAACTACATGGTTACATAGGCTGCAATGGTAAATTATGTTTTGTGTAATGTActtcaaaactatttttatttatatgtgcttaggaattttctctctttcatagcttttttctatttatacttttttcaaagaatatacaaaaaataaaattcttcagACAACAGGGGATATCTGCAAAGTATTTTATTCTGAGCATTGGTATGCACAGTCATACAggtgacacagagagaaaagcaagagagagactAGACACGGAGTAGcagcagacagaaagacaatacacagacacagacacacacatacacagaggttaGAGGAAGCAGTGAGACACAAAGAGTAGCAAGGGatagaaagacacagacagacagagagaggtgaaagGGAGGGGCGTGGAATAAAGACTGTTTTAGGTCTTTCAGCTTATTTGTAATATCACTTATGCTTGCAATGTTAAAAAATTCAAcctttatgtgtataaataagtCTGAATGTGATCAGAACAAATTTGAAAAATCCTAAGGTTTAGAATTGATAAATTCCCATGTAGGTGTAAAAATTCATGAAATCTCATgtctaaataaatgaatgttttcaaTAGTTCCTTTTTATATAAAGCTTACAAATTAGCAGGACTGTTGGAAAGTAAATAAATGGCACCAACACTAATGTTTTAATAATTCAGAAACCATTGAGTTCCTTACTAGAAACACATTGCTAGGTACAGTTTTATGTTTAATCATTTTGCCTATTGAAAGGGCAAgattttttgaaaaagaagaaatgataatATTTGAGTTCTGTACAAAATGTAACAGAAATTCAGTTGCATTTCTGCAAATTGGTGGAATACCTGGAAAATTATTGTGTAGTAGAAGGTTGAAATGCTTAAATGTTTACACATTTTGACTATTAGTGATGAAcctatctaaaacaaacaaaaaatagaagtaAAGAATTACATGTAATGACTCTCACTGTGATTTTATTAGTAGTAAGAATAGCATTTTAACTAAGTGATATACAAGATTAGGAAATTCCAGTCACTCATATGATGGTCTATTATACAATCACTGCCAAGAATATTTATTTCAGTAACCATTACtccaaaaatcagaaaaaaatgttaacaaataAATGTCATACTTCAAGTTCTGCAGTATTCTCCAACCTTAACAAGTCTACAGAAAATCTTTGAGGGACCACTTTCTGCACATCACAGTTCTATGGAGGATGGCCTCACagcagagccagaggcagcttgacAGTGGTATTGTCAGTTAGAAGTAATACCTTACAGACACCCTGGTGTGCATCCTAAGCACTGAGGAATACACTGACATAGGGTAGTCATGAAGTCTTCAGACCACTTTCCTCTGTGGGAACAGTTTCTCTTTGAGGTCACCTTACAATTTTTCAAGGGCTTAGAGTTACCACAGCATTTCTTGATTGTATGGTTCTTACACTTATTAAAAAtttacagcattaaaaaaaagacaaaaaaggggTTTTGGAATAAAAATTCACAgcattttgtatctttttaacATTACAGTCGTTTAAGAATTTTTGGGTATTTactatgtgatatatgtgtgtgtatatatatatatatatatatatatatatatatatatatatacatatatattggtAGTTGTTCCTAAGTGGCATTTCCACAGGAGTAGAGATTTATATAGTTACTGACCTTagctgtcctctaatctctggGACAGAGGAGAATTTCTGCAGCAGCAGAGAAAGATCTCTTAGTTTTTGGTTTACTGGAAATATTTATTATCAGCTTTAAATCTTAGATTTCTTCAAGAGGAAACCCTCGTAAACAGTACTGAAAAGGAATgtatcacacaccacacacacacacactatatatatatatatatatatatatatatatatatataatttctctacTAAACAATTTTTTGTGTGTCAGCTTAAGAGCTTTCTCCAACTTCCAAAttgatacaaataaaatttacattggCACTTGTCTGAGAATCATAAGCTAGGAAGCTCTCTCAGCTTTCATGGAGAATTTAAAAAGTCTGGTATAAAATTAGTTATTTTCCATGCAACTTTCCTAATAGACACAGAGAGTGTTCCcaacagaaaaattaaatgcaATATAGAAAGTCGGAAGTATCATGATGTTATTCTTTTAAAGTAATCTCAAAACATTACAAGTTTGTTCTCATAGTAGTATTAAgtacatctttattttattaaatgtggGGTTCTCTTGAATTGAGAAATGACTCAAATGAACGATGATCACTTACCTAGTATTTAGACAAGATATATATGGGAAAGGTAGTTTCAGTATCTTAAAATTGAGCAGTTCTAGTTGCAGGAAAAGATAACTTTAAATTAGAGAATGTTTCAAGAAGGTAATAGTTCTAGaaaagtacatttaaaatgttttctcacCTGGTTTTGTCTGATGAGAATTGTATAGATGTGGCTATTTTCCTGAGGTGGCTTAAGGAGGGTTCAGCAATACGTTTCTGTTCACTTGGCCATTTAGGAGACTATGTGCATGCTGTTGGTagagaattattcaaatattcaaaGTAATTCTAAGGAGATTTACTTGGCATTGACATCAGAGCATAGCCTGGGAGACCCAATCTACTAAACTTTGTATGCAGACTAAATTGGAGTAATTACTTATATCCTTTGAGACATAGCAGATAAGACACACTTATTTTAACGCCAATTTAAAAGACTTAGAAAGGAAATAAGCTTATGCTACACCATTTCAACTTAAAAATAGCAAGGGAGAATGAAAAATTCCTGGGTCAGCAGAAATTTCCCAGTGAAAGTTGGAACTGAGTTATGATTGTTATTTCTGTGGGTAGAAAGTCTGATGTGAACAGAGTTTGGACCTTTCTTATAGCTTTTAAATGTCAAAATTCAATTTCAGAATGCTCTCTGAAGTTACAATATCCTTATTACTTTTACTTACTGAGTAAAATAATTGCTAATTTGGAAATTGTTGCAAATTAGATTTGTAATAATTTGGAATATTTTGTAGTAATTTGTGCTATAATTTGCAATAATTTGGAATAATTGCAAATCAGAAGCGGCATCTTGAAAACGTTCTTTCCTCCAAACCTGGCTTCTT from the Arvicanthis niloticus isolate mArvNil1 chromosome 12, mArvNil1.pat.X, whole genome shotgun sequence genome contains:
- the LOC117718063 gene encoding olfactory receptor 5K1, producing the protein MLEENHTMKHEFILTGFTDHPEMKALLFAVFFVVYLITMVGNLCLVILISKEHSLHTPMYIFLGNLAFIDSCCACAITPKMLENFFSKDRIISLYKCMAQFYFLCTVETADCFLLSAMAYDRYVAICNPLQYHTMMSKKLCLQMTMGAYIAGNLHSMVHVGLLFRLAFCGSNQINHFYCDILPLYRLSCVDPYVNELVLFVFSGSIQVFTIGCVLISYLYIVFTIFQMKSKEGRVKAFSTCASHFLSVSLFYGSLFFMYIRPNLLEEGDKDIPAAILFTIVVPLLNPFIYSLRNKEVKNVLQKILQKNIISRNFKQPSV